The Bacteroidota bacterium genome contains a region encoding:
- the nadB gene encoding L-aspartate oxidase: MIKRDFLIIGAGIAGLSYAIKVALKWPEAKVMVITKEGSGNTNTQYAQGGIAGVLPCSDDEINRHVEDTMIAGNHKNDKKIVEMVVSEASESIDDLISWGVDFDKDKKGKYDLGLEGGHSKKRVLHHKDFTGKEIQDKLLKQSQSLENIELLEHHFALELITAKNKEEVKVVGAYVYNSDTEKVETVVSKIVFIATGGIGQVYRTTTNPNVATGDGIALAYRIGAKIEGMELIQFHPTALFGDSGDRAFLISEAVRGAGAILRNENGEAYMEDYDERKDLAPRDIVARANLKEIKSSTIPYVYLDVTHLQNENFKEHFPVISAKCEELGLDLSEDYIPVAPAAHYLCGGISVTDKGKTSYKGMYACGECSSTGLHGTNRLASNSLLEAVVYANQSYKSALEEFDNMEFEEDVDDFWHPVVKKNIALDLPLGELRKKLQWLMSSYMAVEKSNKNLKLMADEVGDISKKFEDLIHGKSYTIKSLEFRNLLSIAQLIVEHSQNRNENSGVYFNEDL; encoded by the coding sequence ATGATAAAAAGAGATTTCCTGATAATCGGAGCCGGAATAGCCGGGTTGAGCTACGCTATAAAAGTGGCGTTGAAATGGCCGGAAGCCAAAGTAATGGTAATTACCAAAGAAGGATCCGGCAACACTAATACTCAGTATGCCCAGGGTGGAATAGCCGGGGTATTACCTTGTTCTGATGATGAGATAAACAGGCATGTTGAGGATACAATGATAGCCGGCAATCATAAAAACGATAAGAAAATCGTAGAGATGGTTGTTTCGGAAGCATCAGAATCGATCGACGACTTAATAAGTTGGGGAGTAGATTTCGATAAAGATAAAAAAGGAAAATACGATCTCGGGCTGGAAGGCGGACACAGTAAGAAACGGGTTCTTCATCATAAAGATTTTACAGGGAAAGAAATTCAGGATAAGTTATTAAAACAGTCTCAAAGCCTTGAGAATATTGAGTTGTTGGAACATCATTTCGCACTGGAGCTGATCACCGCTAAAAACAAGGAAGAAGTAAAAGTAGTTGGGGCTTATGTTTATAATTCTGATACTGAGAAAGTAGAAACAGTAGTTTCTAAAATAGTATTTATAGCAACCGGGGGAATAGGTCAGGTATATAGAACAACTACAAACCCTAATGTGGCCACCGGCGACGGAATAGCTTTGGCATATCGTATTGGAGCTAAGATAGAAGGAATGGAGCTTATTCAGTTTCATCCAACAGCACTGTTTGGCGATAGCGGAGACAGGGCATTTTTAATATCGGAAGCTGTTAGGGGAGCAGGAGCAATTCTCAGGAATGAGAATGGCGAAGCTTATATGGAAGATTATGACGAGCGTAAAGATCTGGCACCCCGTGATATTGTTGCAAGGGCTAACCTCAAAGAGATAAAAAGTTCTACCATTCCATATGTGTATTTAGATGTAACTCACCTTCAGAATGAAAATTTTAAAGAACATTTTCCGGTAATATCGGCAAAATGCGAAGAGTTAGGACTTGACTTGAGTGAAGACTATATTCCTGTAGCTCCTGCAGCACATTATTTGTGTGGAGGTATTTCTGTAACGGATAAAGGTAAAACTTCGTATAAGGGTATGTATGCCTGTGGAGAATGTTCGTCAACAGGTTTGCACGGAACAAATCGTTTGGCATCTAACTCGTTGCTCGAAGCTGTAGTTTATGCAAACCAGTCTTATAAAAGTGCTTTAGAGGAGTTCGACAATATGGAATTCGAAGAAGATGTCGATGATTTCTGGCATCCGGTAGTAAAGAAAAATATAGCATTGGATTTGCCTTTGGGCGAGTTGAGGAAAAAACTGCAGTGGCTTATGAGTTCGTATATGGCAGTAGAAAAATCGAACAAAAATCTTAAGTTGATGGCCGATGAAGTGGGAGATATAAGTAAAAAATTCGAAGATCTGATACACGGGAAATCCTATACAATTAAATCATTGGAATTTCGTAACCTTCTAAGCA
- the nadA gene encoding quinolinate synthase NadA has protein sequence MTTSNTNTANNQVDYIAEIKRLKKEKNAVILAHYYQIPEIQELGDYVGDSLQLAQIAAKVDADMIVFCGVHFMAETAKILNPSKKVVLPDMEAGCSLAESCPIEEFKPFVEKHPDHTVITYVNASAAVKTVTDLVVTSSNAESLINQLPKDEKIIFGPDRNLGAYINKKTGRDMILWDGSCEVHEAFSLEKITELMKEHPGAELIAHPESEAPVLNVADFIGSTAKLIEYVKTAKAKEFIVATEMGILHEMRKVAPGKILIPVPVKDDYKCNCSECTYMKMNTIEKLYSCMKNETPEIHLDQEVIDKSLPSINRMLEMSK, from the coding sequence ATGACAACATCTAACACAAATACAGCAAATAATCAGGTAGATTATATTGCAGAAATAAAGAGACTAAAGAAAGAGAAGAATGCGGTAATATTAGCGCATTATTATCAAATACCGGAAATACAGGAGTTGGGAGATTATGTAGGCGACAGTCTTCAGCTGGCTCAAATAGCGGCAAAAGTTGATGCTGATATGATTGTATTTTGCGGAGTGCATTTTATGGCAGAAACTGCAAAGATCTTAAATCCATCGAAAAAGGTGGTTCTTCCCGATATGGAGGCAGGTTGTTCTTTGGCTGAGTCATGTCCGATAGAGGAATTCAAGCCTTTCGTAGAAAAACACCCCGATCATACCGTAATTACTTATGTAAACGCTTCGGCAGCAGTAAAGACTGTTACCGATTTGGTAGTTACATCGTCGAATGCCGAAAGTTTGATTAATCAGTTGCCTAAAGACGAGAAAATTATTTTTGGACCTGATAGAAATTTGGGGGCATACATAAATAAGAAAACAGGCAGGGATATGATTCTTTGGGATGGATCTTGTGAGGTTCACGAGGCGTTTTCATTAGAAAAAATCACAGAGCTGATGAAAGAACATCCCGGGGCAGAACTTATTGCTCACCCTGAGTCGGAAGCTCCTGTGTTGAACGTAGCTGATTTTATCGGTTCTACGGCCAAACTTATTGAGTATGTAAAAACTGCTAAAGCGAAAGAATTTATAGTAGCTACAGAAATGGGTATTTTACATGAGATGAGAAAAGTTGCTCCAGGTAAGATTTTAATACCTGTTCCTGTAAAAGATGATTATAAATGTAATTGCAGTGAGTGTACTTATATGAAAATGAATACAATTGAGAAATTATACAGTTGTATGAAGAACGAGACTCCTGAAATTCACCTTGATCAGGAGGTAATAGATAAGTCTTTGCCTTCTATTAATAGAATGTTGGAGATGTCGAAATAA